In the genome of Tropicibacter oceani, one region contains:
- a CDS encoding DUF721 domain-containing protein, with product MSHRKTSTYGFAHTAKLLQGNIRKASESRGFAQSRVLTHWEEIAGADIAAISRPVEISYGRGGFGATLTLLTTGANAPMLEMQKEQLRERINAVYGYNAITRLRVTQTAATGFAEGQADFNHRPKQAEKPRPNPEQTERARSAAMQVGDAGLRAALERLGANVISKNERRR from the coding sequence ATGTCGCACCGCAAGACGTCCACCTACGGCTTTGCCCACACCGCCAAGCTGCTGCAAGGCAATATCCGCAAGGCCTCGGAAAGCCGGGGCTTTGCCCAGTCGCGTGTCCTGACCCACTGGGAGGAAATCGCCGGCGCCGACATCGCGGCCATCTCGCGTCCTGTCGAAATTTCCTATGGACGCGGGGGTTTTGGCGCGACGCTGACGCTTTTGACCACCGGTGCCAACGCGCCGATGCTGGAAATGCAAAAGGAACAGCTGCGCGAACGGATCAACGCGGTCTACGGCTATAACGCCATCACCCGGTTGCGCGTCACCCAGACCGCCGCCACCGGATTCGCCGAAGGGCAGGCCGATTTCAACCACCGCCCGAAGCAGGCGGAAAAGCCCCGCCCCAATCCCGAACAGACAGAACGCGCCCGCAGCGCCGCCATGCAGGTCGGCGACGCCGGGCTGCGCGCAGCGCTTGAACGTCTGGGGGCAAACGTCATATCCAAGAACGAACGCCGCCGCTGA
- a CDS encoding DsbA family protein, producing the protein MNRMIAIAAVLIALGGAGYWWVSQPDAGSGMAAQAQTVSDTPDAASEFGITEMTIGDPAATLEVIEYASYTCPHCATAHANLLPQLKANYVDTGKIRFTYREVYFDKYGMWASLVARCGGPEKFFGISDLIYKGQAEWSRAGGDGAIAEELRKIGRLAGIDADQLEACLTDGEKLEKLVSWYQANATAHGIDSTPSFVIDGKKYANMSYADFAAILDEKLAE; encoded by the coding sequence ATGAACCGCATGATCGCAATTGCCGCCGTCCTGATCGCCCTTGGTGGCGCCGGGTATTGGTGGGTCTCGCAACCGGATGCCGGGTCCGGCATGGCGGCGCAGGCGCAGACCGTCAGCGACACGCCTGACGCCGCCTCTGAATTTGGCATCACGGAAATGACCATCGGCGATCCCGCGGCGACGCTCGAAGTGATCGAATACGCCTCTTATACCTGCCCGCATTGCGCCACGGCCCATGCCAACCTGCTGCCGCAGCTCAAGGCGAACTACGTCGACACCGGCAAGATCCGCTTTACCTACCGCGAAGTGTATTTTGACAAATACGGCATGTGGGCCTCGCTTGTCGCGCGCTGCGGCGGGCCGGAAAAGTTCTTTGGCATCAGCGATCTGATCTACAAGGGCCAGGCCGAATGGAGCCGCGCCGGCGGCGATGGCGCCATCGCCGAGGAACTGCGCAAGATCGGCCGCCTTGCCGGCATCGACGCCGATCAGCTCGAGGCCTGCCTGACCGACGGCGAAAAGCTGGAAAAGCTGGTCAGCTGGTATCAGGCCAATGCCACCGCGCATGGCATCGATTCGACCCCGTCTTTTGTGATCGACGGCAAGAAATACGCCAACATGAGCTATGCCGATTTCGCGGCCATCCTGGACGAGAAACTGGCCGAATGA
- a CDS encoding CaiB/BaiF CoA transferase family protein, with the protein MTSAPRGPLEGLKVIELARILAGPWAGQTLADLGAEVIKIEAPAGDDTRKWGPPFIDHDGDRSASYFHSCNRGKASEVVDIASPEGQARMRALVAEADILIENFKVGGLKKYGLDYASLSALNPGLIYCSITGFGQDGPYAHRAGYDYIIQGMSGLMSITGEPDGQPQRAGVAITDLFTGLYSVTGILAALHQRARTGKGQHIDMALLDCAVSATANQALNYLSTGIPPGRTGNYHPNLTPYQVFDCADGHIIIATGNDAQYQRLCALLNLGDMATDPDYLTNADRVQNREPMIARLMAETRKRTKSELLDGCEAKGIPAGPINDMAEVFADPQVIARGLKIAPQGIPGVRAPFRFSDADLVLDNPAPKLGK; encoded by the coding sequence ATGACGTCGGCGCCGCGCGGCCCGCTCGAGGGCCTGAAGGTCATCGAACTGGCCCGCATCCTGGCCGGCCCCTGGGCTGGCCAGACACTGGCCGATCTGGGCGCCGAGGTCATCAAGATCGAGGCGCCCGCTGGCGATGATACCCGCAAATGGGGCCCGCCCTTCATCGACCACGACGGCGACCGCTCGGCCTCGTACTTTCATTCGTGCAATCGCGGCAAAGCCTCCGAGGTGGTCGATATCGCCAGCCCCGAAGGCCAGGCGCGGATGCGCGCTCTGGTTGCCGAGGCCGATATCCTGATCGAAAATTTCAAGGTCGGGGGCCTGAAGAAATACGGGCTGGACTACGCCAGCCTGTCGGCGCTGAACCCGGGCCTGATCTACTGTTCGATCACCGGCTTTGGGCAGGATGGCCCCTATGCCCACCGCGCCGGGTATGACTACATCATTCAGGGCATGTCCGGGCTGATGTCGATCACCGGCGAACCCGATGGCCAACCGCAACGCGCCGGGGTCGCCATCACCGACCTGTTCACCGGGCTCTATTCCGTCACCGGCATCCTTGCCGCGCTGCACCAGCGCGCGCGCACCGGCAAAGGCCAGCACATCGACATGGCGCTGCTCGATTGCGCGGTTTCCGCTACGGCCAACCAGGCGCTGAACTACCTGTCCACCGGCATCCCGCCGGGCCGCACCGGCAATTACCATCCGAACCTGACCCCCTACCAGGTCTTCGACTGCGCCGATGGCCACATCATCATCGCCACCGGCAACGACGCGCAATACCAACGGCTCTGCGCTCTGTTGAACCTTGGCGACATGGCCACCGATCCCGATTACCTGACCAATGCCGACCGCGTCCAGAACCGCGAGCCGATGATCGCCCGCCTGATGGCCGAAACCCGCAAACGCACCAAATCCGAGTTGCTCGACGGTTGCGAGGCAAAAGGCATCCCCGCAGGGCCGATCAACGACATGGCCGAGGTTTTCGCCGACCCGCAGGTCATCGCCCGAGGCCTGAAAATCGCCCCGCAGGGCATCCCCGGCGTCCGCGCGCCCTTCCGGTTTTCGGATGCGGATCTTGTGCTCGACAACCCTGCGCCGAAGCTGGGAAAATAA